AACGACGACCATCCGGCTCCAGAACAGGAACTCGATGGAGTTGTGGTTGTACCTATAGAAGAACTGGAAGGCGAAGTCCCACTGGCGCGCGTTCCCCCAACTCGGGTCGTCCAGAGGCACATTGATGGGGAAGAACAGGAGAGGCACGGCGAGAATGTCCTTGAAAAGCGGCGGATGCGGATATTCCAGGCGGAAGTCGCCCAGCGTCAGATGCGTGTACCCGCTTGAGACGTGGGGAGGCTCGTCGAAGGTGGCGGAGAGGGCGCGGGCCGTCAGCGCGCCGCGCACGACGAACGATAGCAGGAGCAGGGCGACGAGGAGGGCCTCCCCGTAGCGCCGGACGCCGGAACGCTGCGCCGTGGTCGGGAGGGCGGCGTCCTGCGCGCCGGATATGGCCGCGTGCGGTGAAGGCTCCATAGGCTGTCTCTGCGCACTCCTGCTCAGCGGACGAGGCTGGGACGCTTCATTATACGCGAGGACAGAGCGTCACACGGCCTTGCACAAGAAGGCCGCCGGGGAAGCCGCTGTCACCCCTCGTCCTTCGGCGGAAGGACTCGGAATGACATTAGTCCACATGTTACCCTTTCACCGAAGGACGAATGGTCTTCATTAGTTCATGTCCACAGCGTGGATTCATGCGCGGGCCCGGCCTCACCCCGGAACGCGCCAAGTGTGGGCTTGCCGCGTACATTGCACCGATGGTACTCTTAGCCCCGCGGACCGTACGGAGGCGACAATGGCCCCGACCACGGAGGCGTTCAGGAAGGCGATGGGCCGCAAGCTCACCATGAGCGGCGCCGAAGGACTCACCATGCGCAGAGAGTGAGTCCCGCTCATCCTGAGCCTGTCGAAGGATGAGGCGACAAACTTGTGAAATGAGTTCCTATTGACCCTTGCGGCGGACGGTGACCGTCGCCAGCGTCACCTTCTCCACTCCCCTCAGCGCCGAGAGCATCCCCCATACGCCTCGCGCTATCACCGACTGCGCGAACGGGTTCAGGGACACCGCCTCGCCGTTCATGGTCAGCGCGATGTCCACACCATCACCCTTTTGCGCCTCCCGTGCGCGCTCCACCAGGAGCGCCTCCAGTCCCGCAATGTCCTCCAGAGAGAACAAGGGACATGCGACGACGGGAGAGCCGTCCGAGACCACGGCGAGCCGTTCCTCCGGCGCCGTGATGAGGTCCGGCCCCAGGGACTGACGGTGCACCTCCACTTTCAGAAACCCTTTGGTCTCCTTGTAGCCCTCGGCGAGCACCAGGTCGTGCTCCACCGCCAGCGCGGCGGCCAGAGTCGCAAGGGGGGTGTCCGCCGTCGCGCCCCTGATCGTCACGAGTTCCTTCGGCGAGCTGAGGACCATCGTCCGCGCTCCCGCCCGCCGGAGCCTGTAGCTGTCCTTTCCCGCCTGATCGAACTCAAAGTCGCCATGAATATGGTGCTTGATGGCCGCGACGCTCAGGCCGCGGCCCGTCAGACGCGGGATCAGACGTTCCAAAAGCGTCGTCTTCCCCGAGTTCGACTTGCCCACAATGCAGAATACAGCCCCCATAGCTACCTCCTGTCGCGTTCTTCAGCGGCGAGGGCGAGGGCCTGCCGCAAAACATCCGGAGTATTGACGTTCAAAAACGATCTCCGCCACGCGGGAATGCGCCGCATGTCCCCGCCCCGCACCCAGAGGACGCGCAGCCGGGCCAACAGGTCATCCAGCCTCCGCAACCCTTCCGCCAGCGTCCTCTTCCCGGCCTCAGCGCCGGCGGAGGCCCTGTAAACGGCGTGCAGCGACTGACGGCGCCCGTCCACCAGAGGCACCGCGGCGTCGGCGTCGCCAATCCGTCCCGCCAGGAAGGCCAGCACGTCCGGCGACACGAACGGCGCGTCGCAGGAGACCACGGCGACGAGCGGGTGGCGGGCCTGCTTCAGCCCGGAGACGAGTCCCGCCAGAGGCCCCGCGTCCGGTATGACATCAGCCAGAACGCGCACGGTCGCCGGCAGAGGAATGGGAGATTTCCCGTCCTGAGTCACCACCATGACGTCGTCGCTCAGGGAGTGCAACCTGCGGACGACACGCGCCAGGAGAGGCTCGTCCCCAAACAGCATGGTCGCCTTGGGGACGCCCATGCGGCGGCCTCGTCCTCCCGCAAGGATGACAAGGCTCAGCCCATCCATGCGGGCATCAGGAGGCGGCCTTTGCAAAACCCTCACCCTCTGAACTCCCTCGGATGACGTTTGAAAAGAGCTCGGCCAACCTTCACAAGATCACCAGGGTGACAGACACGCCTACCGCAGCGCGCCCAGGAACCGCCCAATGGCCTGGTTCACCGCGTCCGGCTGCTCCAGCATCACCTGGTGCGTGCCGCCCGGGAACACCTCCAGCGTGGCGGAGGGAAGCTTCTCCGCCAGGAAGCGCCCGTACT
This genomic stretch from Dehalococcoidia bacterium harbors:
- the mobB gene encoding molybdopterin-guanine dinucleotide biosynthesis protein B; translation: MGAVFCIVGKSNSGKTTLLERLIPRLTGRGLSVAAIKHHIHGDFEFDQAGKDSYRLRRAGARTMVLSSPKELVTIRGATADTPLATLAAALAVEHDLVLAEGYKETKGFLKVEVHRQSLGPDLITAPEERLAVVSDGSPVVACPLFSLEDIAGLEALLVERAREAQKGDGVDIALTMNGEAVSLNPFAQSVIARGVWGMLSALRGVEKVTLATVTVRRKGQ
- a CDS encoding molybdenum cofactor guanylyltransferase; its protein translation is MDGLSLVILAGGRGRRMGVPKATMLFGDEPLLARVVRRLHSLSDDVMVVTQDGKSPIPLPATVRVLADVIPDAGPLAGLVSGLKQARHPLVAVVSCDAPFVSPDVLAFLAGRIGDADAAVPLVDGRRQSLHAVYRASAGAEAGKRTLAEGLRRLDDLLARLRVLWVRGGDMRRIPAWRRSFLNVNTPDVLRQALALAAEERDRR